ATCACTTATGCCCTTGTTAACAGCAGCTGACAGAAgactttgtttgacatttgaaagGCCcttaaagtgatgaaaaaatcATCTGTCAGTATGAGAACAGTAATACTGCAATTGATCATTGGATtgatgtatgtgtgcatatatcTTTTCCAAGTTGCTCTTTTGAATCTTTGCCTGATTGATTcaaatctgtatttttacaaaTCTAGCTGAGGACCAATTAGCATACAATAAACcgtacattattacatttttgaaagagtcaacaaataaacacaaaagaaatACGCACAGTGCACAACAGATGCCAAATTAACAGAGCAACTCTACTATATGGGAGCGTAATGCACAGTCAAGCCCCACTCATCCCTCACCTCCACTAGCCAGtcagtaaacaaataaagaaataaaacaagggAGGGGGTGTTCAGAAATTGATAACATATACAGATTGTTTCACCGATAATCTACAGAAAGacgaaagacaaaaagagagtgagaaacTAAGTCTATAGTTTGTTTACAGATTCTGAAAGTTTTTCAGAAAAGGTCGCCACATCTTTTCAAATTCATCATTTGAGTTACAAactgggctgcacggtggtgtagtggttagcactgtcgcctcacagcaagaggggcccgggttcaattcccgggccagacaaccttctgtgtggagtttgcatgttctccctgtgtcagcgtgggttctctccgggttctccggcttcctcccacagtccaaagacatgcaggttaggttaattgatgactctgaaattgcccgtaggtgtgaatgtgagtgtgagtggttgtctgtctatatatgtcagccctgtgataggctggcgacctgtccaggtgaaccctgccttcgcccattgacagctgggatcggctccagcacccccgcgacccttaactggataagcggttacggaagatggatggatggagttaCAAACTGAGTAGCGAGTCTTTTCAAGGTATAGACAGGACAAAAAGGGTGGTTTTACATCGATCATACTATAATTAGACGTGTCACATGTGAGCTTCCCCATTAACAACAGCATCCATGTTCCCATTTTGGCACAGAGTGCAAATGTTTCTAGAAGCAAATGCATAAAGGAGTGGATTCAGGGAGCTATTTACAAATACCAATGCTCCAACAATGTTTAACCTGTCCATACAAAACTTCAACAGGCTGTCATTGTTGAGTGAAATAGCTGCCACGCCAACTATATTTGTGATAAGGTATGGCATCCATAGAACAAAAAAGGTCACGATGATGCTTGTGATCAGCCTGGTCGTCTGTGGGTTGTTGAAGAAAGCTGCCTGGTTCACTTTCCTGTGGAGGCTGATGTATGAAAACACCACAACGGTTAAGGAAGCAAATCCCGCCAGAGTCTCTGTCAGCAGCACGGCCATCTGCTGGGCCGGGGAAGAGAAGTGAGATTCGCAGGTTTTCCAGTGCTGGGTCGTGGTCGGCTGTTGAACCACTAAAGAAGGGATGGACAGGATCATCGCAATCATCCAGAACAAAACCAGCAGCCTCTTCTTTCCTACCTGATCAAAGCATTTCTGCAGTTTCACCACCTGTATGTAGCGCTGGACACTCAGTGCCGTCACAGTCAGCAGGCTGCCATAAAGGCTGCAGTACATGAGATACGTCAGGAGCTTACAGGTCACCAGACCGAGGGTCCAGCCGTACAGTAAAGTGTAAATCCACAGGGGCAGGGGGAGCAGGCAGAGCAGGTCTGATACGGCCAAGTTCAGCATCAAACTCTGGCTCAGACTGGACAGGTGCTGCCAGTTTGGTCTGAGGATGATCACAAGGATGTTTCCAGGAACTCCCAGCAGGAAGCAGAGGGACAGCACCAACGCAGGGATCAGACCGGTGGAGACCCAGGAGTCAGAACGTGGATGtccaggagaggaggagatattAGACAGGACAACAGAGGAGTTGAGTTGTTCCATGCTGTAAAACCTGCTGGCATCTGTCAAACTGTGCACTGAGCACGTGATGTTGGAAACTGCACTCATCATTTAGAGGAACAAGATGTTCTCCTTTGTTTAAAGAGGAACAAATAACAATTGTACTGATTGATGATAATGTATCACAAGTTATCCAGGCCTCTCCATCACTATTGAGAACTCTATGGTGTCCTCGGTTGGGAACTTGTGACGCTGGATCACCAGCTGTCCTTCACTGCCAACATCGCTCTGTAAAACGACTATTGCAGGTTCAATCAATCAACTCAACATCATGAGGCTATGTCTGTTCTGCACCCAGGAAGCAGGAGAGGTTCAGGTTCAGGCTCTTCTTATCTCCCGCCTAGACAACGCAACTCCCTCCGTGCTGGTGTGCCTAAATGTGCTGTCCTAACTCTGCAGCTCAACAGAATGCGGCAACATGGCTGGTCTCCAACGTACCCAAGTTCTCCTCAGCACCCTGCACTAGCTACCATTCTTGCAATTGTGGAGTTTCATCCACAGGGTTGAATGCACTTACTATTTACGCCAGGCTAATCTCACTCTCTACTCTTAAACCGCCCTgttagtgataacacagctgtgTGCATCTCTGAACCCTCTATCTGCATCTCAGTGCCCACAGTCGGTGGGTAACAGTCagcggtgtgtttggctaacagctaacagaactaacaGTGCACACACTGCTGCGTAATACCTCTAGGCCGCTTTTCTGCGGtacacttttattgttttgtatggtTTGTTTTGCTAATGGCTAACAGCTAAGAGCTAACGGTTAATGGCTAAACACTAAACTAAACCCTGCTATCCTTGCAAAATGCAGTATAACGGTAACCTCATAATTGAGCCTCTGATTGATTTATGTGCGTGCCTGTGGTTGCAtgagtgtgttgttgttgcaacaTCTAATCAAGGAGAAAGGTGGAGTTACTGCTCTGAATGAACTCTTGTTGCAGCAAGCAGAgagaaacttgttaaaataaaccaacaGAAGGTGTAGCCAAGTGTGGGTGTATGTCTggacacatttaaatgtcacttGACATACATCTAAACTTAGATTTTTGAACGCAAAAGCACCAGATAAACACTCTcaaaggcaaagaaaaatgtcagtgaatCCCGCTGTAAAATAACTTAACATCTAAGTTAGTTTCCTTTTATTGAAACCATCACTGTTCTGTGCATATTTCTGACGTAATCACAATATTTGCagaatctgcaaaaaaaatactcaaaattcTCTTCTCATGGCTCCACTTGACCCAAAATGTAACTTCATCACATGATCATAATCTTCATTCATGCTTGCCCCCTCTAAGCTGACTCCCCCTTTCTGCCTGTTTGCTCGTTGCTTTTTCCTGCATCAGAGTGGGATGTAGATTTCTATGAGGATCTTGC
This window of the Anoplopoma fimbria isolate UVic2021 breed Golden Eagle Sablefish chromosome 18, Afim_UVic_2022, whole genome shotgun sequence genome carries:
- the LOC129107566 gene encoding leukotriene B4 receptor 1-like yields the protein MEQLNSSVVLSNISSSPGHPRSDSWVSTGLIPALVLSLCFLLGVPGNILVIILRPNWQHLSSLSQSLMLNLAVSDLLCLLPLPLWIYTLLYGWTLGLVTCKLLTYLMYCSLYGSLLTVTALSVQRYIQVVKLQKCFDQVGKKRLLVLFWMIAMILSIPSLVVQQPTTTQHWKTCESHFSSPAQQMAVLLTETLAGFASLTVVVFSYISLHRKVNQAAFFNNPQTTRLITSIIVTFFVLWMPYLITNIVGVAAISLNNDSLLKFCMDRLNIVGALVFVNSSLNPLLYAFASRNICTLCQNGNMDAVVNGEAHM